In the genome of Saprospira sp. CCB-QB6, one region contains:
- a CDS encoding nucleoside 2-deoxyribosyltransferase domain-containing protein, protein MRIIKPPYSFEKGPQEKLLFLAGSIDMGKAQDWQSWVGYQLLKEDLLILNPRRDGWDNSWEQSIEHPKFKAQVDWELKGLEEADFRLFHFEPHTQSPITLMELGLFGPKKGSIVHCPKDFWRKGNVDIVCQRYGIPQVDSLEAALDQIRAWL, encoded by the coding sequence ATGAGAATTATTAAACCGCCTTATTCCTTTGAAAAAGGACCTCAGGAAAAGCTACTTTTTTTGGCGGGGAGTATAGATATGGGAAAAGCTCAAGATTGGCAATCTTGGGTGGGCTATCAACTGCTAAAAGAAGATTTGCTCATTCTGAATCCCCGCAGAGATGGTTGGGACAACAGTTGGGAACAAAGCATTGAACATCCTAAATTCAAGGCGCAGGTAGATTGGGAACTCAAGGGCTTAGAAGAGGCTGATTTTAGACTTTTTCACTTTGAGCCGCATACCCAATCGCCAATTACCTTAATGGAATTGGGTTTGTTTGGACCAAAAAAGGGCAGCATTGTTCATTGCCCCAAAGACTTTTGGCGAAAAGGCAATGTCGATATCGTCTGCCAACGCTATGGGATTCCCCAAGTGGATAGTTTAGAGGCCGCACTCGATCAAATTCGAGCTTGGCTGTAG